The following are encoded in a window of Vidua chalybeata isolate OUT-0048 chromosome 23, bVidCha1 merged haplotype, whole genome shotgun sequence genomic DNA:
- the NCAPD3 gene encoding condensin-2 complex subunit D3 isoform X3, producing MAAERLRSALGRWRLPELAAVWVDTVWDMDFTETEPLDAWIAEEITADGLNAFTRLYSALAPFAAGDQESRENVWTFFAENSLSHQALVAVLHHFVHVGQHKRANVQQRVFALHSAGLYLLLLEIPGSIANQVFHQVMFDKCLHALTKCWPQEMRKRKKTHAQSSQPNARRNRKKGKPRRNDNSSMEEMLEEEKEEDDENVYFSTEDLLQVRNAIFLLLKNFLRLLPKFSLKEKPQCIQNCVQVFVEMTSFEPVLHEFKFSAAMDVDKAKYIPELAYYGLHLLCSPLHSTEDKTLRCVFQRLLSVILMVESSGGSRLEALPITSAVTSARNQAVKFISSLVDELKEAVYPVLRILLQHICTKVPDKADYRTYAAQALVTLLDKLPCAEFAEFLAWLYKYSLTKVSYRVFALDVALALLELPERSPVSSLSRDHQSFLKHKFLVQVMVFGRCSDKAPVVRSKALSSFAYCLEKKAAATLESIQDLLQSSSVHTVLEANTNTASVTVSAEAVSNQPLKTLPTFRAVELTDSSDTAGPDEKEVMAMLRVRAGDEKTNVRKSALQVFVSILKQGVMPCTAEDLGVLRERCRDPAVSVRKQALHSITELLLSQHSNVLVQKAWLNGVVPVVMDAESSVQEKALDCLDQLLLQHIKPYHKSRSDDGRQELAWDLLSLLSSESQELSRYLSKAFLMWSKQNKFTSTFVNNVMSHVETEHSRAAWMLLAKVAGSSPKLDYSKIIESWDSVSRQQNTSSGTVGHILCVMGHVAKHLPKSSCQGLKENIQSWLKESQCPLDVISPAVETLQKLCQASAAAPEEAQELLNQVCGDLVSTCESYISNIVLKEDGAGQLQEDLLVRHLFLLGEAAQLCPARVDKQIFLLVQSILASSGSEDQVSACTDSEEIPSSQPLSQFRGSAMPPVVRAHALITLGKLCLQHEELAKKCIAALARELEVSPDVAVRNNAALVLCDLCVRYTSLGDRYIPNISLCLRDPHPFIRRQTLILLTNLLQEEFVKWKDCLFFRFVSVLVDPNPDIARFAEFCLVHLLLKRNPMMFSQHFIECIFHFNSYEKHQKYNRFPQSLRAKQLFSLKGKDNKEKRMRIYTFLLDHFTDEQRFSITTKISHSILACFVDEVLPLDLEGNELLSDTFAVLSCKEIKLSSMRSKPEEDIQADEDEMAMANAVMQVAQKKLISQVQKKNFIENIIPIITSLKSLMEQKRIPALKDLMNYLREMMQDYRNEIKDFFAVDKQLAAELEYDMKKYEEQLAREKESDQEQLSAAHREQSPSLERAAAPGGQNNDNAQSPVGRRPSTPGSIPPPGPAGFATPRADALRQPLVGRRAASLSTMAILNSARRSLEERSKQRSTSVGSSQQGSFQSLNQQCTGEKVAVAGRAISTPEETINDLTFDAGVSCISLTHTPSSAPVKTDAEDRPRDIICLTSPEKPPCRPREWKVESPARRSSQRAPLRRSQRKAPLKAES from the exons GCAGCATAGCCAACCAGGTATTCCACCAAGTGATGTTTGATAAATGTCTTCACGCCCTGACAAAATGCTGGCCTCaagagatgaggaaaaggaagaagacacACGCTCAGAGCTCTCAGCCCAATGCcagaaggaacagaaagaaagggaaaccACGCAGGAATGACAACTCCAGT ATGGAAGAGATgttggaggaggagaaggaagaggatgATGAGAATGTTTACTTCTCAACAGAAGATCTTCTCCAAGTCCGCAATGCCATCTTCCTTCTTTTGAAAAACTTCCTAAGACTTCTGCCCAAGTTCTCCCTAAAAGAAAAGCCTCAGTGCATACAGAACTGTGTGCAG GTCTTTGTTGAGATGACCAGCTTTGAGCCAGTGCTCCACGAGTTCAAGTTTTCAGCAGCCAT GGATGTTGATAAAGCCAAGTACATTCCTGAGCTGGCCTATTACGGACTTCACTTGCTGTGCTCCCCTCTCCACAGCACAGAAGATAAG ACCCTTCGATGTGTGTTCCAGCGACTCCTCAGTGTCATTCTGATGGTGGAGAGCAGTGGGGGTTCCAGGCTTGAGGCCCTTCCCATCACATCAGCTGTGACCAGCGCCAGGAACCAGGCTGTGAAATTCATCAG TTCTCTGGTAGATGAGCTGAAAGAAGCTGTTTATCCTGTTCTGCGAATATTGCTCCAACATATCTGTACCAAG GTCCCAGACAAGGCTGATTATCGCACCTACGCTGCCCAGGCCCTGGTGACCCTGCTGGACAAACTCCCCTGTGCAGAGTTCGCTGAATTCCTCGCTTGGCTTTATAAATACTCACTCACCAAA gtTTCCTACAGAGTGTTTGCTCTTGATGTAGCCTTGGCTTTGTTGGAGCTGCCAGAGAGGAGCCCAGTCAGCTCCTTGTCCCGGGATCATCAGAGTTTCCTAAAGCACAAGTTTTTAGTGCAGGTCATGGTGTTTGGCCGGTGCTCAGACAAAGCCCCCGTGGTGCGGAGCAAAGCTCTCAGCAGCTTTGCCTATTGTCTCgaaaagaaagctgctgctACCTTGGAGAGCATTCAGGACTTGCTACAGAGCT CCTCTGTCCACACAGTGTTGGAAGCAAACACAAACACTGCGAGCGTGACAGTCAGTGCAGAAG ctgtatCCAACCAGCCACTGAAGACCTTACCAACTTTCAGAGCTGTTGAGCTGACagacagcagtgacactgctgggCCTGATG aaaaagaagtcatgGCCATGCTGAGAGTGAGAGCTGGAGATGAGAAAACCAACGTGAGGAAATCTGCTCTGCAG GTGTTTGTGAGCATCCTGAAGCAGGGGGTGATGCCCTGCACGGCCGAGGACCTGGGCGTGCTGCGGGAGCGCTGCCGGGACCCCGCGGTGTCGGTGCGGAAGCAGGCGCTGCACTCCATCACCGAGCTGCTCCTG TCCCAGCACAGCAATGTCCTGGTGCAGAAGGCCTGGTTGAACGGAGTGGTGCCTGTGGTGATGGATGCAGAAAGCTCTGTCCAAGAAAAAGCGTTGGATTGCCTTGATCAGCTCTTGCTGCAGCACATAAAACCTTACCATAAATCCAGGAGTGATGatgggaggcaggagctggcgtGGGATCTGCTCTCCCTATTGTCTTCAGAAAGCCAGGAGCTGAG CCGTTACCTGAGCAAAGCCTTCCTTATGTGGTCCAAGCAGAACAAGTTCACCTCCACTTTTGTCAATAATGTCATGTCTCACGTGGAGACAGAGCACTCCAGGGCAGCTTGGATGCTGCTTGCCAAGGTGGCAGGTTCTTCCCCCAAGCTGGATTATTCCAAGATCATTGAATCCTGGGACAGTGTCAGCAG GCAGCAGAACACGAGCAGTGGCACCGTGGGACACATCCTGTGTGTCATGGGGCACGTGGCCAAGCACCTCCCCAAGAGCAGCTGTCAGGGGCTGAAGG AGAACATCCAGAGCTGGCTGAAGGAGTCTCAGTGTCCCCTGGACGTGATCAGCCCAGCTGTGGAGACCCTGCAGAAGCTCTGCCAGgcctctgcagctgcaccagAGGAGGCACAG GAGCTGCTCAACCAGGTGTGTGGAGATTTGGTATCCACCTGTGAGAGCTACATCTCCAACATAGTCCTCaaagaggatggagcagggcagctgcaggaagatCTCTTG gtGAGACACCTCTTCCTGCTGGGTGaggctgcccagctgtgcccagccagggTGGACAAACAAATCTTCCTGCTGGTTCAGTCCATCCTGGCCTCCTCTGGCAGCGAGGACCAAG TGTCTGCTTGCACAGACAGCGAGGAGATCCCCAGTTCCCAGCCTCTGTCCCAGTTCAGGGGCTCAGCCATGCCTCCCGTGGTCAGGGCTCACGCACTCATCACTTTAG ggaagctgtgcctgcagcacgAGGAGCTGGCCAAGAAGTGCATCGCGGCGCTGGCGCGGGAGCTGGAGGTGTCGCCGGACGTGGCCGTGCGCAACAACGCGGCGCTGGTGCTGTGCGACCTGTGCGTGCGCTACACCTCGCTGGGGGACAGATACATCCCCAACATCTCCCTGTGCCTGCGGGACCCGCACCCCTTCATCCGCAGGCAGACCCTCATCCTGCTCACCAACCTCCTGCAG GAGGAGTTTGTGAAATGGAAGGACTGTCTCTTCTTTCGGTTTGTCAGTGTCTTGGTGGATCCAAACCCAGATATTGCCAG gttTGCAGAGTTCTGCCTGGTGCATCTCTTGCTGAAGAGGAACCCCATGATGTTCTCCCAACACTTCATCGAGTGCATCTTCCATTTCAACAGCTACGAGAAACATCAGAAGTACAACAGGTTCCCCCAGAGCCTGCG GGCAAAGCAGCTCTTCTCTCTGAAAGGGAAGGATAACAAGGAGAAGAGGATGAGGATCTACACATTCCTGCTGGACCATTTCACAGATGAGCAGAGGTTCAGCATCACCACCAAGATCAGCCACAGCATCCTAG CTTGCTTTGTGGATGAGGTCCTTCCTTTGGACCTGGAAGGCAACGAGCTGCTCTCAGATACATTTGCAGTCCTCAGCTGCAAAGAAATCAAGCTCTCAAGTATGAGGTCCAAACCTGAGGAAGACATTCAGGCTGATGAAGATGAGATGGCCATGGCCAATGCTGTCATGCAGGTGGCCCAGAAAAAGCTCATCTCACAG GTTCAAAAGAAGAATTTCATCGAAAACATCATCCCAATAATCACATCACTCAAGTCCTTGATGGAGCAGAAGAGGATCCCAGCTCTTAAGGACCTGATGAACTACCTGCGG GAAATGATGCAAGATTACCGAAATGAAATCAAAGACTTCTTTGCTGTGGACAAGCAGCTGGCAGCCGAGCTGGAGTATGACATGAAGAAATATGAAGAGCAGCTGGccagggagaaggagtcagaccaagagcagctctcagcagcccACAGAGAG CAGTCTCCATCTCtggagagagctgcagctcctggtggccAGAATAATGACAATGCCCAGTCTCCTGTGGGTAGGAGGCCGTCCACGCCTGGCTCCATCCctccccctggccctgctgggttTGCCACACCTCGTGCTGATGCTCTGAGGCAGCCCCTGGTGGGTCGCAG GGCAGCATCCCTGAGCACCATGGCCATCCTGAACTCGGCCAGGAggagcctggaggagaggagcaaGCAGCGCAGCACCAGCGTGGGGAGCAGCCAGCAAG GGTCCTTCCAAAGCCTGAACCAGCAGTGCACTGGAGAAAAAGTGGCTGTGGCGGGGCGAGCAATCAGCACCCCGGAGG agacCATTAATGACTTGACTTTTGATGCTGGGGTCAGTTGCATCAGCCTGACGCACACACCCAGTTCAGCTCCAG TGAAGACAGATGCTGAGGATAGGCCAAGGGATATCATCTGTTTGACATCACCGGAGAAACC cccaTGCCGGCCTCGGGAGTGGAAGGTGGAATCCCcggccaggaggagcagccagcGAGCGCCCCTGCGACGGTCACAGCGCAAAGCCCCCCTGAAAGCAgagagctga